In the Sus scrofa isolate TJ Tabasco breed Duroc chromosome 7, Sscrofa11.1, whole genome shotgun sequence genome, one interval contains:
- the NOTCH4 gene encoding neurogenic locus notch homolog protein 4 precursor (The RefSeq protein has 1 substitution, 1 frameshift compared to this genomic sequence): MRPPSLLLPPLLLLLCRPVVQSRGLQCGSFPGPCANGGTCLSPPQGQGTCQCAPGFLGETCQFPDPCQDAQLCQNGGSCQALLPTLPGSTSPPSPLTPSFFCTCPFGFTGERCQAQVKDPCSSFCSKMGRCHIEASGRPRCTCMPGWTGEQCQHRDFCSANPCVNGGVCLATYPQIQCHCPPGFEGHTCEHDVNECFLNPGPCPKGTSCYNTLGSFQCLCPVGRDGPRCELQPGPCPPRGCLNGGTCQLVPGRDSTFHLCLCPPGFTGASCEVNPDDCVGHQCQNGGICQDGLGTHTCLCPEAWTGWDCSEDVDECEAQGVPRCRNGGTCQNSAGSFHCVCVSGWGGTDCEENLDDCAAATCAPGSTCIDRVGSFSCLCPPGRTGLLCHMEDMCLSQPCHGEAQCSTNPLTGSTLCLCQPGYTGPTCHQDLDECQMAQQGPSPCEHGGSCLNTPGSFECLCPPGYTGSRCEADHNECLSQPCHPGSTCLDLLATFHCLCPPGLEGRLCEVETDECASAPCLNQADCHDLPNGFRCVCQPGFTGPRCEEDINECRSSPCANGGQCQDQPGSFHCECLPGFEGPRCQTEVDECLSSPCPSGASCLDLPGAFLCLCPSGFTGHLCESPLCAPNLCQSKQKCQDQEDKAHCLCPDGSPGCAPAEDNCTCHHGHCQRSSCVCDVGWTGPECDAELGGCISTPCAHGGTCHPQPFGYNCTCPTGYTGPTCREEVTACHSAPCLNGGSCSPSPGGYSCTCPPSHTGLHCQTSIDHCASAPCLNGGTCVNRPGAPSCLCAPGFQGPRCEGRVRPSCADSPCRNRATCQDGPQGPRCLCPPGYTGGSCQTLMDFCAQKPCPRNSRCLQTGPSYQCLCLQGWTGPLCNLPLSSCQKAALSQGAEVSSLCQNGGICVDNGPSYFCHCSPGFQGSMCQDRVHPCESRPCQHGATCVAQPNGYLCQCAPGYSGQNCSEEPDACQSQPCHNHGTCTPKPGGFHCACPPGFVGLRCEGDVDECLDRPCHPTGTAACHSLANAFYCQCLPGHTGQWCEVEIDPCQSQPCSHGGSCETTAGPPPGYTCHCPQGFEGPTCSHRAPSCGLHHCHHGGLCLPSPKPGFPPRCACLNGYGGPDCLTPPTPPGCGPPSPCLHNGSCSETPGLGGPGFRCSCPPSSPGPRCQRPGAKGCEGRGGDGACDAGCSGPGGNWDGGDCSLGVPDPWKGCPSHSRCWLLFRDGQCHPQCDSEECLFDGYDCETPPTCTPAYDQYCRDHFHNGHCEKGCNTAECGWDGGDCRPEDGGSEWGPSLALLVVLSPATLDQQLLALARALSLTLRVGLWVRKDSDGRDMVYPYPGAQAEEELGGTPDPSHQERAAPQTQPVGKETDSLSTGFVVVMGVDLSRCGPDHPASRCPWDPGLLLRFLAAMAAVGALEPLLPGPLLAAHPRAGTAPPANQLPWPVLCSPVAGVLLLALGALLVLQLIRRRRREHGALWLPPGFTRKPRSQAVPRRRRPPLGEDSIGLKALKPEAEVDEDGVVMCSGPEEGEEVGQAEEMASPSKCQLWPLSADCQELPQAAMLTPPQDSEVDIPDVDTRGPDGVTPLMSAVCCGGVESRTYQETWLGSPEPWEPLLGGGACPQVHTVGTGETPLHLAARFSRPTAARRLLEAGANPNQPDRAGRTPLHTAVAADAREVCQLLLRSRQTAVDARTEDGTTALMLAARLAVEDLVEELIAARADVGARDKWGKTALHWAAAVNNSRAARSLLQAGADKDAQDGREQTPLFLAAREGAVEVAQLLLGQGAARGLRDQAGLTPGDIARQRNHWDLLTLLEGAGPPEARHKATPGRGVGTFQRARTASGSVLPRGGGALPRCRTLSAGACPQARTLSVDLAAHGGGAYSHGRSLSKGGAGGGPPLRGRRFSAGMRGPRPHPAIVRGRSGVTAGSGGVASGDHWPCDWVALDSCGPASSTPIPPPCLTPSPERASPQVAWGPPAHQVIPLNAGGEGQK; this comes from the exons ATGCGGCCCCCTTCACTGCTGCTGCCTCCGCTGCTGCTCCTGCTGTGTCGGCCTGTCGTCCAGTCTAGAG GGCTGCAGTGTGGGAGTTTCCCAGGACCCTGTGCCAACGGAGGCACCTGCCTGAGCCCACCTCAGGGGCAAGGGACCTGCCA GTGTGCCCCTGGCTTCCTGGGAGAGACGTGCCAGTTTCCTGACCCCTGCCAGGATGCCCAGCTCTGCCAGAACGGGGGCAGCTGCCAAGCCCTGCTTCCCACCCTTCCTGGCTCCAccagccctccctctcccttgacCCCCAGCTTCTTCTGCACCTGCCCCTTTGGCTTCACTGGCGAGAGGTGCCAGGCCCAGGTCAAGGACCCCTGCTCTTCCTTCTGTTCCAAAATGGGCCGCTGCCACATAGAGGCCTCGGGCCGCCCCCGGTGCACCTGCATGCCGGGGTGGACAG GTGAGCAGTGCCAGCATCGGGACTTCTGCTCAGCCAACCCCTGCGTCAATGGAGGGGTGTGTCTGGCCACATACCCTCAGATCCAGTGCCACTGCCCACCCGGCttcgagggccacacctgcgaacATGATGTCAACGAATGTTTCCTGAACccgggaccctgccccaaggGCACCTCCTGCTATAACACTCTGGGGTCCTTCCAGTGTCTCTGCCCCGTGGGGCGGGACGGTCCCCGCTGTGAGCTccagccaggaccctgcccccccAGGGGCTGTCTCAATGGAGGCACCTGCCAGCTGGTTCCAGGGAGAGATTCCACCTTCCACCTCTGCCTGTGTCCCCCAG GTTTCACAGGCGCAAGCTGTGAGGTGAACCCAGACGACTGTGTCGGGCACCAGTGTCAGAACGGGGGCATCTGCCAGGATGGGCTGGGCACCCACACCTGCCTCTGCCCAGAGGCCTGGACAG GCTGGGATTGCTCTGAAGATGTGGATGAATGTGAGGCTCAGGGTGTCCCTCGCTGCAGAAACGGGGGGACCTGCCAGAACTCAGCGGGCAGCTTCCACTGCGTGTGTGTGAGCGGTTGGGGAGGCACCGACTGCGAGGAGAACCTGGACGACTGCGCTGCTGCCACCTGTGCGCCAGGATCCACCTGCATTGACCGCGTGGGCTCCTTCTCTTGCCTCTGCCCCCCTGGCCGCACAG gcCTCCTGTGCCACATGGAGGACATGTGTCTGAGCCAGCCGTGCCATGGGGAAGCCCAGTGCAGCACCAACCCCCTGACGGGCTCCACCCTCTGCCTGTGTCAGCCTGGCTACACGGGGCCCACCTGCCACCAGGACCTGGACGAGTGTCAGATGG cccagcaAGGCCCCAGTCCCTGTGAACATGGCGGCTCCTGCCTCAACACGCCTGGCTCCTTTGAGTGCCTCTGTCCCCCTGGCTACACGGGATCCCGCTGCGAGGCCGACCACAATGAGTGcctgtcccagccctgccaccccgGCAGCACCTGCCTGGACTTGCTCGCCACCTTCCACTGCCTCTGCCCACCAG GCTTAGAGGGGCGGCTCTGTGAGGTGGAGACCGATGAGTGTGCCTCCGCCCCTTGCCTGAACCAGGCTGACTGCCACGACCTGCCCAACGGCTTTCGGTGTGTCTGCCAGCCTG GATTCACCGGCCCCCGATGTGAGGAGGACATCAATGAGTGCAGAAGCTCTCCCTGTGCCAACGGTGGGCAGTGCCAGGACCAGCCTGGATCCTTCCACTGCGAGTGTCTCCCAG GCTTTGAAGGCCCACGCTGTCAGACTGAGGTGGACGAGTGTCTGAGTAGCCCGTGCCCCTCTGGAGCCAGCTGCCTTGATCTCCCAGGAGCTTTCCTTTGCCTCTGCCCCTCTGGCTTCACAG GTCATCTCTGTGAATCTCCCCTGTGTGCTCCCAACCTGTGCCAGTCCAAGCAAAAATGCCAGGATCAGGAGGACAAGGCCCACTGCCTCTGCCCCGATGGAAGCCCTGGCTGTGCCCCTGCTGAAGACAACTGCACCTGCCATCATGGACACTGTCAGAG ATCCTCATGTGTGTGTGATGTGGGTTGGACAGGACCAGAGTGTGACGCAGAGCTGGGCGGCTGCATCTCCACACCCTGTGCCCATGGGGGGAcctgccacccccagcccttTGGCTACAATTGCACCTGCCCCACAGGCTACACAG GGCCCACTTGCAGGGAAGAGGTAACAGCTTGTCACTCAGCACCCTGTCTCAATGGTGGCTCCTGTagccccagccctgggggctACTCCTGCACCTGCCCTCCGAGCCACACCGGGCTCCACTGCCAGACCAGCATTGACCACTGTGCCTCTG CACCGTGCCTCAATGGGGGCACCTGTGTGAACAGGCCCGGcgccccctcctgcctctgcGCCCCAGGCTTCCAGGGCCCACGCTGTGAGGGAAGGGTCCGTCCCAGCTGCGCAGACAG CCCCTGCAGGAACAGGGCCACCTGCCAAGACGGCCCTCAGGGTCCCCGCTGCCTCTGCCCACCCGGCTACACAGGAGGCAGCTGCCAG ACGCTGATGGACTTCTGTGCCCAGAAGCCCTGTCCACGCAATTCCCGCTGCCTCCAGACAGGGCCCTCCTACCAATGCCTGTGCCTCCAGGGATGGACTGGGCCTCTCTGCAACCTTCCGCTGTCCTCCTGCCAGAAGGCGGCTCTGAGCCAAG GCGCAGAAGTCTCTTCCCTGTGCCAGAACGGAGGCATCTGCGTTGACAACGGCCCCTCCTATTTCTGCCACTGTTCCCCTGGGTTCCAAGGCAGCATGTGCCAGGACAGGGTGCACCCGTGTGAGTCCAGGCCCTGCCAGCATGGAGCCACCTGCGTGGCCCAACCCAACGGTTACCTCTGCCAG TGTGCACCAGGCTACAGTGGACAGAACTGCTCAGAGGAACCTGATGCTTGTCAGTCCCAGCCCTGTCACAACCATGGAACCTGCACCCCCAAACCTGGAGGCTTCCACTGTGCCTGTCCTCCGGGCTTTGTGGGGCTGCGCTGTGAGGGGGACGTGGATGAGTGTCTGGACCGGCCCTGTCACCCCACAGGCACTGCAGCCTGCCACTCTCTGGCCAATGCCTTCTACTGCCAGTGTCTGCCTGGACACACAG GCCAGTGGTGTGAAGTGGAGATAGACCCCTGCCAGAGCCAGCCCTGCTCCCACGGAGGGTCTTGTGAGACCACAGCGGGACCACCCCCAGGATACACCTGCCACTGCCCCCAG GGTTTTGAAGGCCCCACCTGCAGCCACAGAGCCCCCTCCTGCGGcctccaccactgccaccacGGAGGCCTTTGTCTGCCCTCCCCCAAGCCTGGATTCCCACCACGCTGTGCCTGCCTCAATGGCTATGGGGGCCCTGACTGCCtgaccccacccacccctcctggcTGCGGCCCTCCTTCTCCATGCCTACACAATGGCAGCTGCTCAgagacccctgggctggggggtcCTGGCTTTCGATGCTCCTGCCCGCCCAGCTCCCCAGGGCCCCGGTGTCAGAGGCCCGGAGCAAAGGGATGCGAGGGCAGAGGTGGAGATGGGGCCTGTGATGCTGGCTGCAGCGGCCCAGGAGGAAATTGGGATGGAGGGGACTGCTCCCTGGGGGTCCCGGACCCCTGGAAGGGCTGTCCCTCCCACTCCCGGTGCTGGCTTCTCTTCCGGGATGGGCAGTGTCACCCTCAGTGTGACTCTGAAGAGTGTCTGTTTGATGGCTATGACTGCGAGACTCCTCCAACCTGCAC TCCAGCCTATGACCAGTACTGCCGAGATCACTTCCACAATGGACACTGCGAGAAGGGCTGCAACACCGCAGAATGTGGCTGGGATGGGGGTGACTGCAGGCCCGAAGATGGGGGTTCAGAATGGGGGccgtccctggccctgctggtggT GAGCCCCGCAACCCTGGACCAGCAGCTGCTTGCCCTGGCCCGGGCGCTGTCCCTGACTCTGAGGGTAGGGCTCTGGGTGAGGAAGGACAGTGATGGCAGGGACATGGTGTACCCCTATCCTGGAGCCCAGGCTGAAGAGGAGCTAGGAGGGACCCCAGACCCCTCTCATCAGGAGAGAGCAGCCCCACAGACACAGCCTGTGGGCAAGGAGACAGACTCCCTCAGCACCGG GTTTGTCGTGGTGATGGGTGTGGATTTGTCCCGCTGTGGCCCTGACCACCCTGCATCCCGCTGTCCCTGGGACCCTGGGCTCCTGCTCCGCTTCCTGGCTGCCATGGCGGCAGTGGGGGCCCTGGAGCCCCTCCTGCCAGGACCCCTGCTGGCTGCCCACCCTCGTGCAGGTACCG CGCCCCCTGCCAACCAGCTCCCCTGGCCTGTACTGTGCTCGCCGGTGGCCGGGGTGCTTCTCCTGGCCCTCGGAGCTCTTCTCGTCCTCCAGCTCATCCGCCGACGGCGCCGAGAGCATGGGGCCCTCTGGCTGCCCCCCGGCTTCACCCGAAAGCCTCGGTCTCAGGCAGTTCCCCGCCGTCGCCGGCCCCCCCTGGGAGAGGACAGCATCGGCCTCAA GGCACTGAAACCAGAGGCAGAAGTTGATGAGGACGGAGTTGTGATGTGCTCGGGCCCcgaggaaggagaggaggtgggCCAG GCTGAAGAAATGGCCTCACCCTCCAAGTGCCAGCTCTGGCCTCTGAGTGCCGACTGTCAGGAGCTCCCCCAGGCAGCCATGCTGACTCCTCCCCAGGATTCGGAGGTGGATATCCCTGATGTGGACACCCGTGGACCTG ATGGAGTGACACCCCTGATGTCAGCAGTCTGCTGTGGGGGAGTGGAGTCCAGGACCTATCAGGAGACATGGTTGGGAAGCCCTgagccctgggaacctctgctGGGTGGCGGGGCTTGTCCCCAGGTTCACACCGTGGGCACTGGGGAGACCCCCCTGCACCTGGCTGCCCGATTCTCCCGGCCAACCGCTGCCCGCCGCCTTCTTGAAGCGGGAGCCAACCCCAACCAGCCAGATCGGGCAGGGCGCACCCCCcttcacactgctgtggctgctgatGCTCGCGAGGTTTGCCAG CTCTTACTCCGAAGCAGACAGACTGCCGTGGATGCACGGACAGAGGATGGGACCACAGCCCTGATGTTGGCCGCCAGGCTGGCTGTTGAAGACCTGGTTGAAGAACTGATTGCAGCCCGAGCAGATGTGGGAGCCAGGGATAAATGGG GAAAAACCGCGTTGCACTGGGCCGCCGCCGTGAACAACTCCCGGGCCGCCCGTTCCCTTCTCCAGGCCGGAGCCGATAAAGACGCACAGGACGGCAGG GAGCAGACGCCGCTGTTCCTGGCTGCCCGAGAAGGGGCGGTGGAGGTGGCCCAGCTATTGCTGGGGCAGGGAGCCGCCCGAGGGCTGCGGGACCAGGCCGGGCTAACACCGGGAGACATCGCCCGCCAGCGAAACCACTGGGATCTGCTGACTCTGCTGGAAGGGGCGGGGCCACCGGAGGCGCGTCACAAAGCCACGCCGGGCCGCGGGGTCGGAACCTTCCAGCGCGCGCGGACGGCGTCGGGAAGTGTGCTCCCGCGTGGGGGCGGGGCTCTGCCGCGCTGCCGGACGCTGTCAGCCGGAGCCTGTCCGCAAGCCCGGACTTTGTCCGTAGACTTGGCCGCGCATGGGGGCGGGGCCTATTCGCACGGCCGAAGCCTATCgaaaggaggagcaggaggaggcccGCCCCTCCGCGGCCGTAGGTTTTCTGCAGGCATGCGCGGGCCCCGACCCCACCCAGCAATAGTGCGAGGAAGATCCGGGGTCACGGCCGGGAGCGGGGGTGTGGCCTCAGGCGATCACTGGCCCTGCGATTGGGTGGCCTTAGACGCCTGCGGCCCCGCCTCCAGCACTCCAATCCCGCCTCCTTGCCTCACTCCGTCCCCGGAGCGGGCATCCCCTCAAGTTGCCTGGGGTCCCCCAGCCCACCAAGTAATACCCTTAAATGCGGGAGGCGAGGGTCAAAAATGA